A genomic region of Maniola hyperantus chromosome 5, iAphHyp1.2, whole genome shotgun sequence contains the following coding sequences:
- the LOC117982439 gene encoding novel acetylcholine receptor chaperone isoform X1, whose protein sequence is MGSIVLKSLSILLGIFFIFVGTTKLSPIISKELHKDLRKEYVRYAKVFPFSEMLDFKLPSKWYRRTVGGLEILFGLALATIPSHKIKNTANVGLVFLMILAAYSHVMVGDPFDRCAPALVFFFMLTGRLVVWYQTSRREELEKTAATQNGNGLKRE, encoded by the exons ATGGGATCCATCGTTTTAAAGAGCTTGTCTATTCTCTTGGGAATTTTCTTTATATTTGTGGGCACAACTAAGCTGTCGCCAATTATTTCAAAGGAATTGCATAAAGATTTG agaAAAGAATATGTGAGATATGCGAAAGTATTTCCATTTTCGGAAATGTTGGATTTTAAACTACCGTCGAAATGGTATCGCAGGACTGTTGGTGGCTTAGAAATATTGTTCGGGCTGGCGTTGGCAACTATACCAAGTC ATAAGATAAAGAATACAGCAAACGTTGGCCTAGTATTTCTAATGATCCTGGCTGCATATTCTCACGTTATGGTTGGCGATCCCTTCGACCGATGCGCGCCAGCTTTGGTTTTCTTCTTCATGCTCACCGGAAGACTTGTAGTCTG gtaCCAAACAAGCCGTCGTGAAGAACTAGAAAAAACAGCCGCAACACAGAATGGCAACGGTTTGAAGAGGGAGTGA
- the LOC117982439 gene encoding novel acetylcholine receptor chaperone isoform X2: protein MKLSLKMRKEYVRYAKVFPFSEMLDFKLPSKWYRRTVGGLEILFGLALATIPSHKIKNTANVGLVFLMILAAYSHVMVGDPFDRCAPALVFFFMLTGRLVVWYQTSRREELEKTAATQNGNGLKRE from the exons ATGAAGCTGTCCTTAAAAATG agaAAAGAATATGTGAGATATGCGAAAGTATTTCCATTTTCGGAAATGTTGGATTTTAAACTACCGTCGAAATGGTATCGCAGGACTGTTGGTGGCTTAGAAATATTGTTCGGGCTGGCGTTGGCAACTATACCAAGTC ATAAGATAAAGAATACAGCAAACGTTGGCCTAGTATTTCTAATGATCCTGGCTGCATATTCTCACGTTATGGTTGGCGATCCCTTCGACCGATGCGCGCCAGCTTTGGTTTTCTTCTTCATGCTCACCGGAAGACTTGTAGTCTG gtaCCAAACAAGCCGTCGTGAAGAACTAGAAAAAACAGCCGCAACACAGAATGGCAACGGTTTGAAGAGGGAGTGA
- the Vta1 gene encoding vacuolar protein sorting-associated protein VTA1 homolog, with protein MSANIPDCPPSLKAIQHFLKTAAEHDGRDPTVAYWCRLHALQAGLKLTNKKTPEETKVLMAIMDWLEEAKKIYKDNEAISNEVVAQAHLENYALRLFLFADKQDREQNYGKNVVKAFYTAGVIYDVLTTFGDLTDEAAQNRKYARWKAAYIHNCLKTGETPVPGPMQNPDGSIPDEDENKTENIQPGSSDSQSFGFNQPGSTDSQTLGFNQPGSTDSQTFGSPNVSPATLPTVPTSFNNSLPDPNLAIRAASQLPPVPYTPDPNPGGFVPFDPSQQPQPTPSSTFYGDNSMNVAQLSPEQIQKAQKYCKWASSALNYDDIKTAIGNLKNALELLQTGRDPA; from the exons atgtctgCGAACATTCCGGATTGCCCACCGAGTCTGAAAGCAATTCAACATTTCTTAAAAACTGCAGCGGAACATGACGGTAGGGATCCTACCGTTGCATACTGGTGCAGGCTCCATGCGTTACAGGCCGGACTAAAACTGACTAACAAGAAAACGCCTGAAGAAACTAAAGTACTTATGG CAATAATGGATTGGCTAGAAGAAGCAAAAAAGATTTACAAGGACAATGAGGCAATTTCCAATGAGGTGGTTGCTCAGGCTCATTTAGAAAATTATGCTCTGAGACTTTTCTTGTTTGCTGACAAACAAGATAGGGAGCAAAATTATGGAAA GAATGTAGTCAAAGCATTTTACACTGCAGGGGTAATCTATGATGTTCTTACCACATTTGGAGACTTGACAGATGAAGCAGCTCAAAACCGCAAATATGCTCGATGGAAGGCTGCTTACATTCACAACTGCCTTAAAACCGGGGAGACTCCAGTTCCAG GTCCTATGCAAAATCCTGATGGAAGTATTCCAGATGAAGATGAAAATAAAACGGAAAACATTCAGCCTGGCTCTTCAGATTCTCAATCATTTGGCTTCAATCAACCTGGATCTACAGATTCTCAAACACTTGGCTTTAACCAGCCTGGCTCTACAGATTCTCAAACTTTTggttcccctaatgtcagcccAGCTACATTGCCAACTGTTCCAACCAGCTTTAACAACAGCCTGCCAGATCCTAATCTAGCGATAAGAGCAGCTTCTCAGTTGCCACCTGTGCCATACACTCCTGATCCTAATCCTGGAGGTTTTGTGCCTTTTGACCCGTCTCAGCAACCACAACCTACCCCATCATCAACCTTCTATGGAGATAATTCAATGAATGTTGCGCAACTTAGCCCTGAACAGATACAGAAGGCTCAAAAGTATTGCAAGTGGGCAAGCAGTGCACTGAATTATGATGACATTAAAACTGctataggtaatttaaaaaatgccttGGAACTACTTCAGACTGGACGAGACCCCGCTTaa
- the Rheb gene encoding GTP-binding protein Rheb homolog — MPSKQRKIAMMGYRSVGKSSLIIQFVEGHFVDSYDPTIENTFTKFIRLNSTEYEVKLVDTAGQDEYSIFPLQYSMDFHGYVLVYSITSSKSFQIVQIIYDKLLDMVGKIHVPIVLVGNKTDLHLERKISTEEGKRLAEKWNAAFVETSAKRNESVTDMFHAMLSEIERSDGHMPEKNGCVIS, encoded by the exons ATGCCATCCAAGCAAAGGAAAATTGCTATGATGGGATACAGATCTGTTG gCAAATCTTCTCTTATAATACAGTTCGTCGAAGGACATTTCGTCGATTCATATGACCCGACGATAGAAAATA CATTTACCAAGTTCATTAGGCTCAACTCAACTGAGTATGAAGTCAAGTTGGTAGACACAGCTGGACAAGATGAATACAGCATCTTCCCACTTCAGTATAGTATGGACTTTCATGGCTATGTATTAGTGTACTCCATTACTTCAAGTAAAAGTTTCCAAATTGTGCAAATAATTTATGATAAACTCTTGGATATGGTTGGTAAAATACA TGTACCTATTGTGTTAGTGGGTAACAAAACAGATCTACACTTGGAAAGGAAAATAAGTACAGAGGAAGGAAAAAGACTGGCTGAAAAGTGGAACGCTGCTTTTGTGGAAACTAGCGCAAAAAGGAATGAG TCTGTCACCGACATGTTTCATGCGATGCTATCAGAAATAGAGAGATCAGATGGACACATGCCTGAAAAGAATGGATGTGTTATTTCTTAA
- the LOC117982436 gene encoding NADH-cytochrome b5 reductase-like, whose translation MFLAPVEPTKDDCCNSGCNPCIFDVYENQLKLYEKYQKQGGNSVNVTDYGISQLEYKKFYVCDILQISNTQKIIFFQKSKHDQCPQVWWEPGDHFLLKYTSINNVSCTRAYTPIKLRLHGEEISYDFLIVIRKYSNGLVSNYLFNLTIGDETLWRGPYGSYKIQPNKYGRVIMIAQGTGIAPFISISQSILYNEEDMTRIVLFYCCKDTIEILLRDELYEFNSFWNFSYKIFLSNRLIESSNENTMNRKYNEPIVNNKFNITELDNLIPHLDDQYLLCGSVQFMKEYEAVLKNGNYSDNNIFLF comes from the coding sequence ATGTTCCTTGCTCCTGTAGAACCAACAAAAGACGATTGCTGCAACAGTGGTTGCAACCCATGTATATTTGATGTTTATGAGAACCAGTTGAAATTGTACGAAAAGTATCAAAAACAAGGTGGCAATTCAGTTAACGTAACGGATTATGGGATCTCGCAACTTGAATATAAGAAATTTTATGTCTGTGAtatcttacaaattagcaacacacaaaaaattattttttttcaaaagtcaaaacatgATCAATGTCCGCAAGTCTGGTGGGAACCTGGTGATCACTTTCTACTCAAATACACTTCCATTAATAATGTATCTTGTACAAGAGCATATACCCCTATAAAATTAAGATTGCATGGTGAAGAAATAAGTTATGATTTCCTTATAGTGATAAGAAAATACAGCAATGGGTTAGTTTCCAATTATTTGTTTAACTTGACCATTGGAGATGAAACTTTATGGAGAGGACCATATGGTTCTTACAAGATACAACCAAACAAATATGGTAGAGTAATAATGATTGCACAAGGGACAGGCATAGCACCTTTTATATCTATTAGTCAGAGTATATTATACAATGAAGAAGACATGACtagaatagttttattttattgttgtaaGGATACTATTGAAATTTTGCTCAGAGATGAGCTGTATGAATTTAACTCTTTCTGGAACTTTTCATATAAAATTTTTTTGAGCAACAGACTCATTGAGAGCTCTAACGAGAATACAATGAATAGAAAATACAATGAACCAATTGTAAATAACAAATTCAATATTACAGAATTGGACAATTTGATACCACATCTTGATGATCAGTATCTTCTTTGCGGCTCAGTACAATTTATGAAAGAATATGAAGCTGTCCTTAAAAATGGTAATTattcagataataatatattcctgTTCTGA